A DNA window from Theobroma cacao cultivar B97-61/B2 chromosome 5, Criollo_cocoa_genome_V2, whole genome shotgun sequence contains the following coding sequences:
- the LOC18599672 gene encoding agamous-like MADS-box protein AGL80, with product MTRKKMKLSYITKDSARKATFRKRKKGLLKKASELSTLCGIEASVIIYSPYDAQPEVWPSPAGAQRVLSEFKNMPKMDQSMGMMSQKSFLQQRIELTNKQLKRQCRDNREKEITQVMFQCLAGQGLENLNMMDLNDLGWLLEQNLKDIDRRISIFPQASQSQGSVATASATMAIPEAMLKSGEKAQVKSPERGVSPETEQRQQLIKDLMHSPEDMGLDSVLSFGDNNPIAFFP from the coding sequence ATGACTAGAAAGAAGATGAAGCTTTCCTACATCACCAAAGATTCTGCAAGGAAAGCTACCttcaggaaaagaaaaaagggtcTATTGAAGAAGGCGAGCGAACTAAGTACCCTCTGTGGGATAGAAGCTTCTGTGATTATCTATAGTCCTTATGACGCTCAACCTGAGGTTTGGCCATCCCCTGCAGGAGCCCAGCGCGTGCTCTCAGAGTTTAAAAATATGCCTAAAATGGATCAAAGCATGGGGATGATGAGCCAAAAGAGTTTCCTTCAGCAAAGGATCGAACTAACCAACAAACAGCTCAAGAGACAGTGCAGGGACAATCGCGAAAAGGAGATCACACAAGTCATGTTCCAATGCCTGGCCGGACAAGGGTTAGAGAATTTGAACATGATGGATTTGAATGACCTTGGGTGGTTGCTCGAGCAAAACCTAAAGGATATTGATAGGAGGATTTCTATATTTCCCCAGGCGTCTCAATCCCAAGGGTCTGTAGCAACAGCATCAGCAACAATGGCAATACCAGAAGCTATGCTGAAGAGTGGAGAGAAGGCGCAGGTAAAAAGTCCGGAGCGTGGGGTAAGCCCGGAAACAGAACAGAGGCAACAGTTGATCAAGGACCTGATGCACTCACCAGAGGACATGGGACTTGATTCAGTGCTCTCATTTGGGGATAACAACCCCATTGCTTTTTTCCCTTAG